In one Leptospira fletcheri genomic region, the following are encoded:
- a CDS encoding ParA family protein has product MKQVLCVANQKGGVGKTTTAVHLAAGLAFKGDRVLLLDLDAQNNASSVFPEVANEAGRDVFSIFSEGASAKEVLRQTRIPKLSLLPSSPKLAQVDVLLSGKLDGFFALKEGLEKSTEDFDWVVIDCPPSLSLITMNAFVAANGLIVPLQVSKFSLDGIEAILEAKAATVKRYNPGLKILGALLTLYQARTTMSQTVVPMIAEHLRLFDARIPPSVAVEEAHLLNRTLYEYQPKNKASKEYVRFTDEVYSLG; this is encoded by the coding sequence ATGAAGCAAGTGCTTTGTGTGGCAAATCAGAAGGGAGGTGTAGGAAAGACTACAACCGCAGTTCATTTAGCCGCAGGCTTGGCTTTTAAAGGAGATAGGGTTCTCCTTTTGGATCTGGATGCGCAGAACAATGCAAGTTCCGTCTTTCCCGAAGTAGCGAACGAAGCCGGCCGGGACGTGTTTTCCATTTTTAGCGAAGGCGCCTCCGCAAAGGAAGTCCTCCGGCAGACTCGAATTCCGAAACTGAGTCTACTTCCTTCCTCTCCGAAATTGGCCCAGGTGGACGTTTTGCTTTCAGGTAAATTGGATGGTTTCTTTGCGCTCAAAGAAGGATTGGAGAAAAGTACGGAGGATTTCGATTGGGTCGTCATCGATTGTCCGCCTAGTCTTTCTTTAATTACCATGAATGCATTCGTCGCGGCGAACGGACTGATCGTGCCTCTTCAGGTATCTAAATTTTCATTGGACGGAATAGAAGCGATTTTGGAAGCCAAGGCTGCAACCGTAAAAAGGTACAATCCGGGGCTGAAAATTTTAGGGGCTCTTTTGACATTGTACCAGGCTAGGACTACGATGTCCCAGACAGTCGTACCTATGATCGCGGAACACCTTAGGCTATTCGATGCCAGAATTCCTCCGTCCGTAGCGGTGGAAGAAGCTCATCTTTTGAATCGGACCTTGTACGAATACCAACCAAAAAATAAAGCGTCCAAGGAATATGTCCGATTTACGGACGAGGTTTATTCGCTTGGGTAA
- a CDS encoding toxin-antitoxin system YwqK family antitoxin codes for MNRFLLFVIVGLIVFGCNVTERPAGIPKEAKYDKSRNVYYLDEPGRQRLYYENGRLYSDCGADEKNLSHGLCRTFARTEDRVVSEGKYEHGAKVGDWIWYFPDGKTYVVQKYGTRPKRPESIWLGEEGNEEGPYKRFYQDGSIEIQGFYKDGQKSEFWQKYFRDGELEYSGYYSKGKKVRTWFYYFPNRSKEAVEVFDNDGNFLSRTLYAPDGREICEVTPKGASCG; via the coding sequence ATGAATCGCTTTCTGTTATTTGTGATTGTAGGCCTGATCGTATTCGGCTGCAACGTGACCGAACGTCCTGCGGGAATTCCTAAGGAAGCGAAATACGATAAGTCTAGGAACGTATATTATCTCGACGAGCCCGGCAGGCAGAGATTATATTACGAAAATGGAAGATTGTATTCCGACTGCGGAGCGGACGAAAAGAACCTCTCTCACGGCCTTTGTCGGACCTTTGCGCGTACGGAAGATAGGGTCGTTTCCGAAGGAAAATACGAACACGGCGCAAAAGTCGGAGATTGGATCTGGTACTTCCCCGATGGAAAAACCTACGTCGTCCAGAAATACGGAACTAGACCCAAAAGACCGGAATCGATCTGGCTCGGAGAGGAAGGAAACGAAGAAGGACCTTATAAAAGATTCTACCAGGACGGATCGATCGAGATCCAAGGATTCTATAAGGACGGGCAAAAATCCGAATTCTGGCAAAAATACTTTCGCGACGGCGAGTTGGAATATTCCGGATATTATTCCAAAGGAAAAAAGGTCAGAACCTGGTTTTATTATTTTCCGAATCGCTCGAAGGAAGCGGTCGAGGTTTTCGATAACGACGGCAATTTTCTTTCTCGAACTTTGTATGCACCTGACGGTAGGGAAATCTGCGAAGTGACTCCGAAAGGCGCTTCCTGCGGCTGA
- a CDS encoding LIC_10230 family protein, whose product MKKISKLHVAYVIPFVLLVVCLFQLFLQPTFLDANDTTTMESMLDGSGREPMSGFYFQGGTISQMLLTQKILAELSDNGVPADSQPEDTIDRMGRILLGLRIQIFFYFFLGFLSVACFLSLYYRAFFYSFLNRILYVFGIVYSVSILPTLLGAAVRTSGANFWGFPTVLLALGWIVFLAYMTVSVRHIFDDTEADRFSSLRNLKEEEAEFRTGSKAESETIFLSVLHFLSIIFLGALVGNLVYIPLFMLQKNYTNQFGILMLISLLVLCGFYVRNYLRLGRSSELGKFQNLALGLSYLQMRFVRNILFGVVGFTLVIIFIVFIFSLLIVNINVLENLFPAIDGGQNL is encoded by the coding sequence ATGAAGAAAATCTCTAAATTACACGTAGCCTACGTCATTCCCTTCGTCCTTCTCGTCGTTTGCTTATTCCAACTTTTCCTCCAGCCCACTTTTCTGGATGCGAACGATACTACAACGATGGAGTCCATGTTGGACGGAAGCGGCAGAGAACCGATGTCCGGGTTTTATTTTCAGGGCGGCACGATTTCGCAAATGCTCCTGACCCAAAAGATCCTTGCCGAATTGAGCGACAACGGAGTTCCTGCAGACTCCCAACCGGAAGATACGATCGATAGAATGGGTCGGATCCTACTCGGTTTGAGGATCCAGATTTTCTTTTATTTCTTCCTTGGATTTCTGTCGGTGGCCTGTTTTCTTTCCTTATACTATAGGGCCTTCTTTTACTCTTTCCTAAATCGGATACTTTACGTTTTTGGAATAGTCTATTCCGTTTCCATTTTGCCCACGTTACTCGGTGCGGCGGTCAGGACTTCGGGAGCGAATTTTTGGGGATTTCCTACCGTACTTTTGGCCCTAGGCTGGATCGTCTTTTTAGCATATATGACCGTATCAGTTAGGCATATCTTCGACGACACGGAAGCGGACCGTTTTTCTTCCCTCCGAAATCTCAAGGAAGAAGAGGCCGAATTCAGGACGGGAAGCAAGGCGGAAAGCGAGACCATCTTTTTATCCGTCCTTCATTTCTTGAGTATCATCTTTCTCGGAGCTCTGGTCGGGAATCTGGTCTATATTCCCCTTTTTATGCTTCAGAAAAACTACACGAACCAATTCGGAATTCTGATGCTGATCTCGCTTTTGGTGCTGTGCGGGTTTTATGTTCGGAATTATCTACGCTTAGGTAGGAGTTCGGAATTAGGGAAGTTCCAAAACCTGGCGCTAGGCTTGAGTTATCTTCAGATGCGTTTCGTCAGAAATATTCTTTTCGGAGTCGTCGGTTTTACGCTAGTGATCATTTTCATCGTTTTCATTTTTTCCCTTTTGATAGTGAATATAAACGTGTTAGAAAACCTGTTTCCAGCGATCGACGGCGGCCAAAATCTCTAA
- a CDS encoding ABC transporter permease, producing MNFLFSRTPLALLLTSRYIRGSRAAGLLSLKSRISFVVMAVGVSLLIVVLSIFNGFQRQVKESLWQGGSHITIESNSGAGEISDYDKVIAWIQKTPELKQRIISVEGGIQSHGLIQNYNTFYPVIIRAVPVSNVEDLLHTRLPNFPRVVHYNRDELAKIDKENYIVIGKEMEGLYNFSLGRQLTLAVPGGRFSLGKGVEVSVENFRVSGFFKTGNYQFDSRYVYMSLPTAQKFFKLRNSVNQITVKVKTLDDLGYCKRKLLRLFSEPDFEREVEVASSLSVRTIAEEQENFLAALRLEKTIISIIVFLFILLAALGMVASVYSLVRAKRKSIGVLKALGLPSSDILMIFTLNAMLVGILASLIGGVTGIFLANSLENIINGIEEVMNMLGPDISVLLGMEWTPVELVPKRIYYFDKIPVDIDIAFIFMVTTAATILSGIAGYFPARWAASLNPVDTIRND from the coding sequence ATGAATTTTCTTTTCTCACGAACCCCGCTTGCACTTTTACTTACCTCTCGATACATTCGAGGCTCCAGAGCGGCCGGATTATTGTCTCTGAAATCCAGAATCTCTTTCGTAGTCATGGCCGTCGGAGTCTCGTTGTTAATCGTAGTACTCTCGATTTTCAACGGATTCCAGAGACAGGTAAAGGAATCCCTATGGCAGGGCGGATCCCATATTACGATCGAAAGTAATTCCGGGGCCGGAGAAATCTCGGATTACGACAAAGTGATTGCTTGGATCCAAAAAACTCCGGAATTGAAACAAAGAATCATTTCGGTGGAAGGAGGCATACAAAGCCACGGTTTGATCCAAAATTACAATACTTTTTATCCTGTGATCATTCGTGCCGTTCCCGTTTCCAACGTTGAGGATCTTTTGCATACCCGACTGCCTAATTTTCCGAGGGTGGTCCATTATAATCGGGACGAATTGGCCAAGATAGATAAGGAAAATTATATCGTCATCGGAAAGGAAATGGAAGGGCTGTACAATTTTTCCCTCGGCAGACAACTTACCCTCGCCGTTCCCGGCGGACGATTCTCTCTGGGAAAGGGAGTAGAAGTGAGCGTCGAGAATTTCCGTGTTTCCGGTTTCTTCAAGACAGGAAACTACCAGTTCGATTCCCGCTACGTTTATATGTCGCTTCCGACCGCGCAGAAATTCTTTAAGCTGCGCAATTCCGTGAACCAGATTACGGTAAAAGTAAAAACCTTGGATGACCTCGGATACTGCAAACGAAAGTTACTCCGACTGTTTTCCGAACCCGATTTTGAGCGGGAGGTCGAAGTCGCCTCTTCTTTGTCGGTAAGAACGATCGCGGAGGAACAAGAGAATTTTTTGGCGGCGTTGAGATTGGAAAAAACGATCATTTCGATCATCGTATTTCTGTTTATCCTTCTCGCCGCACTCGGGATGGTCGCTTCCGTCTATTCTTTGGTTCGCGCAAAACGGAAGTCCATCGGCGTATTGAAGGCCTTGGGACTCCCTTCTTCGGACATTCTGATGATCTTCACGTTAAACGCGATGCTGGTCGGAATCCTTGCTTCTTTGATCGGCGGAGTCACCGGAATCTTTTTAGCGAATTCCCTCGAAAACATTATCAACGGAATCGAGGAAGTGATGAATATGCTCGGGCCGGACATATCGGTTCTCCTCGGAATGGAATGGACTCCCGTGGAATTGGTTCCGAAAAGAATCTACTATTTCGATAAGATTCCGGTCGATATAGATATCGCGTTTATCTTTATGGTTACGACCGCTGCTACGATTTTATCCGGGATCGCCGGATATTTTCCCGCACGTTGGGCCGCGAGTTTGAATCCAGTCGATACGATAAGGAACGACTAA
- a CDS encoding ABC transporter ATP-binding protein: MSLIKIRDLVKTYHVLEKEFKILDRLDMDMEDGEIFSIEGKSGIGKSTLLNLLGAMDGFDSGEVEVCGVSLGKLDEKGKEAFRAEKIAFIFQHHLLLPDFSALENVSIPLLIRGASPGKAREEAMGMLDKVGLKDRYESFPSQLSGGESARVGVARALVAGKRLILADEPTGNLDRENSRNLMGLIQDLQKDLGFGLILVTHDMELAALAHRRNQIYQGKLRPLPVSQPG; encoded by the coding sequence GTGAGTCTGATAAAAATCCGGGATCTGGTCAAAACCTATCATGTGCTGGAAAAGGAATTCAAAATCCTGGACCGGCTGGATATGGATATGGAAGACGGAGAGATCTTTTCCATCGAAGGCAAGTCCGGAATCGGAAAATCCACGCTATTGAATCTATTGGGCGCCATGGACGGATTCGATTCCGGAGAAGTCGAGGTCTGCGGAGTTTCACTGGGAAAATTGGATGAAAAAGGAAAAGAGGCGTTTCGTGCCGAAAAGATCGCGTTCATTTTCCAACACCACCTTCTCCTTCCGGATTTTTCGGCCCTGGAAAACGTTTCCATCCCCTTATTGATCCGGGGGGCTTCTCCGGGCAAAGCGAGAGAAGAGGCAATGGGGATGTTGGACAAAGTCGGACTTAAGGATCGCTATGAAAGTTTTCCTTCCCAGTTGTCCGGCGGAGAGAGCGCACGTGTCGGAGTGGCTCGCGCCTTAGTGGCCGGAAAGCGCCTGATTTTGGCGGATGAGCCTACTGGAAATCTGGACCGGGAAAATTCCAGGAACCTGATGGGACTGATACAGGATCTGCAAAAAGACTTGGGTTTCGGATTGATTCTTGTAACCCATGACATGGAACTTGCAGCCTTGGCCCATAGGCGTAACCAGATCTACCAAGGAAAATTGCGCCCGCTTCCGGTTTCCCAGCCGGGTTAA
- a CDS encoding ATP--guanido phosphotransferase has protein sequence MESCVYCGISASDWKKKGRVGCSNCVELFREEYLRFIPRTPERIWEPPTDFPMHTEWKEFQSLVQVDRWKKIDSYSLPFSYRYRVARNPKGSIYPVRTTKLPERFFLDWFSGKIDLSEDAVPSLSETEEKKRRFPSEKETRFSWKGGTLFTGDEDHFRWEYVTDSLVNLSETLDSSFIEKFWDKERFDYKKGIGFLTSCPTNSGEGDKFSVAIPDSYTESGILEGFRLPTDWGFYREEGQGRLIFFRKNFGRNGKNSFFNLVSYLALLVILGKEVGKASSTRFPF, from the coding sequence ATGGAATCCTGCGTTTATTGCGGAATTTCCGCATCCGATTGGAAAAAAAAGGGACGGGTCGGTTGTTCTAACTGTGTAGAGCTTTTTCGGGAAGAATACCTTCGGTTCATTCCTCGAACACCCGAAAGAATCTGGGAACCTCCCACTGATTTTCCGATGCATACGGAATGGAAGGAATTCCAATCTCTCGTTCAGGTGGACCGATGGAAAAAAATCGATTCTTATTCCCTACCTTTTTCCTATAGGTACAGAGTGGCTCGGAATCCGAAGGGTTCCATATACCCCGTTCGGACTACAAAACTGCCGGAACGTTTTTTTCTAGATTGGTTTTCGGGAAAAATAGATCTTTCGGAGGATGCGGTCCCTTCTCTCTCGGAAACGGAAGAGAAAAAAAGAAGGTTTCCTTCCGAAAAAGAAACGAGGTTTTCTTGGAAAGGAGGGACTCTATTTACGGGAGATGAGGATCATTTCCGATGGGAATACGTGACGGACAGTCTTGTTAATCTCTCGGAGACTTTAGATTCTTCCTTTATCGAGAAATTTTGGGACAAGGAAAGATTCGATTATAAAAAAGGGATCGGATTTTTGACTTCCTGCCCCACTAATTCGGGAGAAGGCGATAAATTTTCCGTAGCGATTCCGGATTCGTATACGGAATCGGGGATTTTGGAAGGATTCCGTCTACCGACGGACTGGGGATTTTATCGGGAAGAAGGACAAGGCAGACTGATTTTTTTCCGAAAAAATTTCGGACGAAACGGAAAAAATTCCTTTTTCAATTTAGTTTCCTATTTAGCCTTACTAGTAATACTCGGAAAAGAAGTGGGAAAAGCCTCTTCAACTCGGTTTCCCTTTTAA
- a CDS encoding ATP-dependent Clp protease ATP-binding subunit: MLEFTKRAKRVINEIAQDEAKRLGSEFIGPEHILLGLLKEEDSVAIKILNNLNINLNELRKEVERRTRESSATLLMDMAQGQDRYQKIIELSKEEAKRLKHNYVGTEHILLALLRDNNNIAGGALYSFSVNYNVIKGEILRLLGAPPTSTVGVSSQPTAQPGTPRAEKTKTPILDEFARDLTQLARDKKLDPVVGRSNEIQRVIQILSRKTKNNPVLVGESGVGKTAIVEGLALAIVEKNVPDLLFEKRVLSLDLASLIAGTKYRGEFEERLKKIMKEISSSNNIIIFIDELHTLIGAGAAEGAVDAANILKPALARGELQCIGATTSTEYRKYIERDSALERRFQVVKVAEPSVDDAILILTGLKKAYEAHHKVRYSDRALEQSVKLSHRYINDRYLPDKAIDIIDEAGAKARLANCARPQAIKDLEEEIKSLSQKKEDLVRAQEYEKAAGVRDEVNRKKQLLEEKIRAWQEKMDDFAVSIDEDDILSVVSQWTGIPLQRMEESESERLLRLEDELKLRVVGQEDAIEKIAKAVRRARTGFKAERRPTGSFIFLGPTGVGKTELAKALAEFLFGDQDAMLRVDMSEYMEPHAVSRLIGAPPGYVGYDDGGQLTEFVRKKPYSIILLDEIEKAHHDIFNILLQVMEEGNLTDTKGRKVNFRDTIIIMTSNIGAKEISSSVRLGFEDRSGEEDKYKSDQAREQLKKHFNPEFLNRVDEVVYFRPLKKEDIMKIIDIMVRDTNKRLLDKKIKIDLSQEAKDHFMDVGYDEKFGARPLRRVFQRDLEDYMAVQTLKGSYKEPTKIAVSFKDGKLDFVEELWTDYKPSDQGPGGGSSPSNPERSEEPALV, from the coding sequence ATGTTAGAGTTTACAAAAAGAGCCAAACGAGTAATCAACGAGATCGCCCAAGACGAAGCGAAACGTCTCGGCAGCGAATTTATCGGTCCCGAGCATATCCTCTTAGGTTTGCTCAAGGAAGAAGATTCGGTAGCGATCAAGATCCTAAATAACCTGAATATCAACCTGAACGAACTCAGGAAGGAAGTCGAAAGACGAACCAGAGAAAGTTCCGCCACTCTTTTGATGGATATGGCGCAAGGGCAGGACAGATACCAAAAGATCATCGAACTTTCCAAAGAGGAAGCGAAACGTCTCAAGCACAATTATGTCGGGACGGAACATATCCTTTTGGCTTTATTGAGGGATAATAACAATATAGCAGGCGGCGCGCTTTACTCTTTCAGCGTGAATTATAACGTTATTAAGGGAGAAATTCTCAGACTATTGGGCGCTCCGCCTACGAGTACGGTCGGGGTTTCCAGCCAGCCTACGGCCCAGCCGGGAACTCCCCGTGCGGAAAAGACCAAAACCCCGATTTTGGACGAGTTCGCACGGGATTTAACCCAGTTGGCTCGGGATAAAAAATTGGATCCGGTGGTTGGAAGATCCAACGAGATCCAGAGGGTGATCCAGATTCTTTCCAGAAAAACCAAAAACAATCCTGTTTTGGTCGGCGAGTCCGGAGTAGGAAAGACCGCGATCGTAGAAGGTCTTGCTCTGGCGATCGTGGAGAAAAACGTACCGGATCTACTTTTCGAAAAACGGGTTCTATCCTTGGATTTGGCCAGCTTGATCGCAGGTACGAAATACCGCGGGGAATTCGAAGAAAGATTGAAGAAGATCATGAAGGAGATATCGTCCTCCAATAACATCATCATCTTTATAGACGAGTTGCATACCTTGATCGGAGCAGGCGCTGCGGAAGGCGCTGTGGACGCAGCGAATATTCTGAAACCCGCGTTGGCCCGCGGAGAGCTGCAATGTATCGGCGCGACCACTAGCACGGAATATCGGAAATACATCGAACGGGATTCCGCTTTAGAAAGACGTTTCCAAGTCGTAAAAGTAGCGGAACCTTCCGTGGACGACGCGATTCTGATTCTGACCGGACTGAAGAAAGCCTATGAGGCACATCATAAGGTTCGCTATTCGGATCGTGCATTGGAGCAGTCCGTAAAACTGTCGCATCGTTATATCAACGACCGGTATCTTCCCGATAAGGCGATCGATATCATCGACGAAGCAGGTGCAAAAGCTCGTCTCGCGAATTGCGCTAGACCCCAGGCGATCAAGGACTTGGAAGAAGAGATCAAATCCCTTTCCCAAAAGAAAGAGGATCTAGTACGAGCCCAGGAATATGAAAAGGCAGCCGGTGTACGGGACGAAGTGAACCGTAAGAAACAGCTGTTAGAGGAAAAGATCCGTGCTTGGCAAGAGAAGATGGACGACTTTGCGGTCTCCATCGACGAAGACGATATTCTTTCCGTCGTTTCCCAATGGACCGGCATTCCTCTCCAAAGAATGGAAGAGAGCGAATCCGAAAGGCTATTGCGCCTTGAGGACGAGTTAAAACTTAGAGTCGTAGGGCAGGAAGACGCGATCGAAAAGATCGCCAAAGCAGTCCGGCGAGCTCGTACGGGATTCAAGGCGGAAAGACGTCCGACAGGATCCTTCATCTTTCTAGGTCCGACGGGCGTGGGAAAAACCGAGTTGGCGAAAGCTTTGGCGGAGTTCCTGTTCGGGGACCAAGACGCGATGCTTCGCGTGGACATGTCGGAATACATGGAACCTCATGCGGTCAGCCGCTTGATCGGTGCGCCTCCGGGATACGTAGGCTATGATGACGGCGGTCAGTTGACCGAGTTCGTGCGCAAAAAACCGTATTCGATCATTCTTTTGGATGAGATTGAAAAAGCTCATCATGATATTTTCAACATCCTTCTGCAGGTGATGGAGGAGGGAAACCTTACCGACACCAAAGGAAGAAAGGTGAATTTCAGGGATACGATCATCATCATGACTTCCAACATCGGGGCGAAGGAGATTTCCAGCAGCGTAAGGCTCGGATTCGAAGATCGTTCCGGCGAGGAGGACAAATACAAGTCCGACCAAGCCAGAGAGCAGCTTAAGAAACATTTCAACCCCGAGTTCCTCAACCGTGTGGATGAAGTGGTTTATTTCAGACCGCTCAAGAAAGAAGATATCATGAAAATCATCGATATCATGGTTCGGGATACGAATAAGCGCCTGCTGGATAAGAAGATCAAGATCGACCTTAGCCAGGAAGCCAAAGACCATTTTATGGACGTTGGATACGATGAGAAATTCGGAGCTCGTCCTTTGCGTCGCGTCTTCCAAAGAGATTTGGAAGACTATATGGCCGTCCAAACTCTGAAAGGTTCGTACAAGGAACCGACCAAGATCGCGGTTTCGTTCAAAGACGGAAAATTGGACTTCGTGGAGGAACTTTGGACCGACTACAAACCGTCGGACCAAGGTCCGGGCGGGGGAAGTTCTCCGAGTAACCCCGAAAGATCGGAAGAACCTGCCTTAGTTTAA
- a CDS encoding tetratricopeptide repeat protein, whose translation MVKQKRITVLLCALLLNFFGGNAIAQEQPDYRTALAEFQKGNTEKALEIIRTLHEQGKRSYETHYLAAFCHYKAGRMKSAGTHWSEALKLKPGDPVVSADFTRYLLQVGRNDDALEIITKSYETDPKNREVRLLYATALLYNGKARDALYVIEKLKAEDSNDYRPLVLEAQVYYYLGSAEKAEVSLKWAQSLVPNNANVLNNLALVYEKGGNQEAKRGNVKKALDQFKSAREQIDAALKIKPEDEKFKGNLQRIEARIHALTQG comes from the coding sequence ATGGTTAAACAAAAAAGAATCACCGTCCTTTTATGCGCCTTGTTGCTGAATTTTTTCGGCGGAAACGCGATTGCACAGGAGCAGCCGGATTATCGAACTGCTTTGGCCGAGTTTCAGAAAGGAAACACTGAAAAGGCCCTGGAGATCATACGGACTCTGCACGAACAGGGAAAACGCAGTTATGAAACGCATTATCTTGCTGCCTTCTGTCATTATAAAGCCGGAAGAATGAAATCCGCGGGAACCCATTGGTCCGAGGCTTTAAAATTGAAGCCCGGAGATCCTGTCGTGAGTGCGGATTTTACCAGATACCTTTTGCAAGTCGGTAGAAACGACGACGCTCTGGAGATCATCACTAAATCCTACGAAACGGATCCCAAGAATCGGGAAGTACGTCTCTTATATGCAACCGCATTACTGTACAACGGAAAGGCGAGAGACGCACTGTATGTTATCGAAAAATTAAAGGCCGAGGATTCCAACGATTACCGGCCTTTGGTTTTGGAAGCCCAAGTTTATTATTATTTAGGGAGCGCCGAAAAAGCGGAAGTCAGCCTGAAATGGGCGCAGTCTCTCGTCCCGAACAACGCAAATGTTTTGAACAACCTGGCCTTGGTCTATGAAAAGGGAGGCAACCAGGAAGCCAAACGGGGAAACGTGAAGAAGGCGTTGGACCAGTTTAAAAGTGCGAGAGAGCAGATCGATGCCGCTCTCAAAATAAAACCGGAAGACGAAAAATTCAAAGGAAACCTCCAGAGAATCGAGGCCAGAATCCATGCCCTTACCCAAGGATGA
- the mtaB gene encoding tRNA (N(6)-L-threonylcarbamoyladenosine(37)-C(2))-methylthiotransferase MtaB has translation MPLPKDDKKVLFHTLGCRLNFFESDGLFSALNKHGYRVAQESEIPDVVVVNTCTVTNKADSRNRNVIRNAVKRYPGARVWVTGCYAETDRMSLEAIPGIAGVVGNGEKSLLPSMILEKEGGISFESDTIADRFSYSDVLPNGHTRAYLKIQDGCDRKCSYCKIPQARGKGVSRDWKDVIDQVSFLQDSGVGEIMLTGVNLGWYRDSEGKKAFPKLLEGILNKLEYSRLRLSSIEPPDVGTELVEFLTHPRFCSFLHVPLQSGSREILRRMKRSYNPTTFRKRIELAKSKVPDLFLGTDVIVGFPGESESDFEDSKNLLSELGFAKIHAFPFSVRRNTAAEEFPETVSKEQKKERVHELMKLSRSLHSDYARSQSGNRREAILEKDGVAVTDNYLKVILPERELRALSPGQFLTVQIGEYLPDPEKEGKISGQILAAVG, from the coding sequence ATGCCCTTACCCAAGGATGATAAAAAAGTCCTTTTCCACACTTTAGGTTGTCGCCTGAATTTTTTCGAATCCGACGGATTGTTTTCCGCCTTAAACAAACACGGATACAGAGTTGCCCAAGAAAGCGAGATTCCTGACGTCGTAGTTGTCAATACCTGCACTGTCACTAACAAGGCGGATTCCAGAAACAGAAACGTGATCCGAAATGCGGTAAAAAGATATCCAGGAGCTCGCGTATGGGTGACCGGCTGCTATGCGGAGACGGACCGTATGTCCTTGGAAGCGATTCCGGGAATAGCAGGGGTGGTGGGAAACGGGGAAAAATCCCTTCTTCCTTCCATGATCTTGGAAAAAGAAGGGGGGATCTCCTTCGAATCCGATACGATTGCGGATCGCTTTTCCTATTCCGACGTCCTTCCGAATGGGCATACGAGAGCCTATCTGAAAATTCAGGATGGCTGCGATAGAAAATGTTCCTACTGCAAAATTCCTCAAGCGAGGGGAAAAGGGGTGAGTCGAGATTGGAAGGATGTGATCGACCAGGTTTCCTTTTTACAGGATAGCGGCGTAGGCGAAATCATGCTTACGGGAGTAAACCTAGGCTGGTACAGGGATAGCGAAGGAAAAAAAGCGTTTCCGAAATTGCTCGAAGGGATTCTGAATAAGCTGGAATATTCCCGTCTTCGCCTTTCTTCCATAGAACCTCCCGATGTAGGAACCGAGTTGGTGGAATTTTTGACGCATCCTAGATTCTGCTCTTTCCTACACGTACCTTTGCAAAGCGGCAGCCGGGAAATTCTGAGAAGAATGAAGAGAAGTTATAATCCGACGACGTTCCGCAAACGGATAGAATTGGCAAAATCGAAAGTACCGGATCTCTTTTTAGGAACGGACGTAATCGTGGGCTTTCCCGGAGAATCGGAATCGGATTTCGAAGATTCTAAGAACCTTCTTTCTGAATTAGGTTTCGCTAAAATTCATGCCTTCCCTTTCTCCGTTAGACGCAATACGGCAGCGGAGGAATTTCCCGAGACCGTTTCCAAGGAGCAAAAGAAGGAAAGGGTTCACGAGTTGATGAAACTATCCCGGAGTTTGCATTCGGACTATGCGCGTTCACAATCCGGGAACAGAAGAGAGGCGATCCTCGAAAAGGACGGCGTGGCTGTCACGGACAATTATTTAAAAGTAATCTTGCCCGAGAGAGAATTGCGTGCACTCAGTCCGGGGCAATTCTTGACCGTACAAATCGGTGAATACCTTCCCGACCCTGAAAAAGAGGGAAAAATATCCGGGCAAATTTTAGCCGCGGTCGGCTAA
- a CDS encoding class I SAM-dependent methyltransferase, which produces MSDLEYYYDPEYQNFLLSSKRREITPPELVFKHFPMKDVVNVVDFGMGLGFWTDHLLKSIHKEGWVWGAECNQDLLDEVLHRKNQEDIKRFTPFYMEKADRPLLPEWIPVPEVVFASLVLSTFPDPGQAMDGLIRSMKKGGKLIVLDWVKNEFPLGPKINDKISLDKMRFLAEQYRLEVVKTVRIGENVYGLEIQAGADFEYGYYDLKEEETYSEELIRS; this is translated from the coding sequence ATGAGCGACCTGGAATATTACTATGACCCCGAGTATCAGAATTTTCTTCTTTCAAGCAAGAGAAGAGAGATCACCCCGCCGGAACTCGTATTTAAACATTTTCCGATGAAAGACGTTGTGAACGTGGTGGATTTCGGGATGGGTTTGGGTTTCTGGACCGACCATTTATTGAAATCCATCCACAAAGAAGGTTGGGTTTGGGGCGCGGAATGCAATCAAGATTTACTGGACGAGGTGCTGCATAGAAAAAACCAGGAGGATATCAAAAGATTCACGCCATTTTACATGGAGAAGGCGGATCGTCCTCTTCTTCCTGAATGGATTCCGGTTCCGGAAGTTGTATTTGCCTCTTTGGTCCTGTCCACATTTCCGGATCCCGGCCAAGCGATGGACGGATTGATCCGATCCATGAAGAAAGGCGGCAAACTGATCGTGCTCGACTGGGTAAAAAACGAATTTCCTCTAGGTCCGAAAATCAACGATAAAATCTCTTTGGACAAAATGAGATTTTTGGCGGAACAGTATCGTCTGGAAGTCGTTAAGACGGTTCGGATCGGCGAGAACGTATACGGTTTGGAAATCCAAGCTGGCGCCGATTTCGAGTACGGCTATTACGATCTCAAAGAGGAAGAAACCTATTCTGAAGAGCTGATCCGCTCTTAA